A genomic region of Lytechinus pictus isolate F3 Inbred chromosome 2, Lp3.0, whole genome shotgun sequence contains the following coding sequences:
- the LOC129274883 gene encoding uncharacterized protein LOC129274883 gives MAAFFRRSCHCRYEVPHKNKFLIKRYGTDNRVKLKQAFGLVSCLQLPTASCDRDQPELQGASIPDTPIAEASSCLENLHQSSSLSDFKYQVFMSKVSARTDHGTLQKTTSTFGENIKRIRMRLSYHQSKLRVGLSKKELRQSDDVQLFSCMRTAFSSSQVLLHPNYLSSLSFKQRESVGILKEPLVRHYATGPRSRHKEKSYYEVLNTTPSATQAQVKEAYFKLSKIYHPDKNAGSKEAQRKFALINEAYSVLGNLTLRKRYDRGTLNQRDVHGEVKPEEKVAEEIHRNPTYTGSGVPFSMEAKRQAKNMDDFFSKHYKDARDKEQRDRAERQQRIEEYMELQKRAKISPFILAAFMIAAVVMAVKSVEWNDALNANEKKSQAQNDRR, from the coding sequence ATGGCAGCTTTCTTCAGAAGATCTTGTCATTGTAGGTACGAAGTCCCACATAAAAACAAGTTCTTGATCAAACGTTATGGCACTGACAATCGAGTCAAGCTGAAGCAGGCGTTTGGATTGGTGAGTTGTTTGCAGCTACCAACGGCTTCCTGTGATCGCGATCAGCCGGAACTCCAGGGGGCAAGTATACCTGATACCCCGATAGCAGAAGCTTCTTCATGTTTGGAAAATTTACACCAATCATCTTCATTGTCTGACtttaaatatcaagtatttATGTCTAAGGTATCAGCGAGGACAGATCATGGTACTTTACAGAAAACTACCTCAACTTTTGGAGAAAATATTAAGAGAATTAGAATGAGATTGAGCTATCACCAATCGAAGCTAAGAGTAGGCCTAAGTAAAAAAGAGTTGAGACAGAGTGATGATGTACAATTGTTTTCATGTATGAGAACAGCATTCAGTTCATCACAAGTTCTTCTTCACCCTAATTATTTATCAAGTCTGTCTTTTAAGCAAAGAGAAAGTGTTGGCATTTTGAAGGAACCGCTAGTGAGGCATTATGCAACTGGACCAAGATCCCGTCATAAAGAGAAGTCTTACTATGAAGTTCTCAACACCACACCAAGTGCAACACAAGCCCAGGTCAAGGAGGCCTATTTCAAGCTTTCTAAGATCTATCATCCAGACAAAAATGCAGGTAGCAAGGAAGCCCAACGAAAGTTTGCCTTGATCAACGAAGCCTACAGCGTTCTCGGGAACCTCACACTACGTAAGCGCTATGACCGTGGCACCCTCAACCAGCGGGATGTTCATGGAGAGGTGAAACCAGAAGAGAAGGTTGCCGAAGAAATCCATCGCAATCCTACGTACACCGGGTCTGGTGTCCCTTTCAGCATGGAGGCAAAACGCCAAGCCAAGAACATGGATGATTTCTTCAGCAAGCACTACAAGGATGCTCGGGACAAGGAACAGAGGGACAGAGCAGAGAGACAGCAGCGCATTGAGGAATACATGGAGCTCCAGAAGAGGGCCAAGATCTCTCCATTCATTCTTGCAGCATTCATGATTGCAGCAGTTGTAATGGCTGTAAAGAGTGTTGAATGGAATGATGCATTGAAtgctaatgaaaaaaaatcacaagctCAAAATGATAGAAGATAA